The following are encoded together in the Planctomycetia bacterium genome:
- a CDS encoding helix-turn-helix transcriptional regulator: MKRITRDRRLAGDEIAKYDKIRQQVASEVPELIERHRERMATLNDLPRLLDELKAARESKGLSLQDLTDLTGMDRSALSKLESGQRTNPTVETLIRYAEAVGKRLVVGLRDA, encoded by the coding sequence ATGAAGCGAATCACACGAGACAGGCGGCTGGCTGGCGATGAGATTGCGAAGTATGACAAGATTCGCCAGCAAGTCGCCAGTGAAGTGCCTGAACTCATCGAGCGTCATCGAGAGCGGATGGCGACCTTGAACGACTTGCCGCGCCTGCTGGATGAGCTCAAAGCGGCGCGCGAATCGAAGGGTTTGAGTCTGCAGGATCTCACGGACCTGACAGGCATGGACCGATCCGCTCTTTCTAAGCTGGAATCGGGACAGCGCACCAATCCGACGGTGGAGACATTGATTCGGTACGCTGAGGCGGTCGGGAAACGACTGGTCGTGGGGTTGCGCGACGCGTGA
- a CDS encoding nucleotide-binding protein: protein MLTKQQMLSAIDGLLVEAERLHAQFLNDLSPWNAEFACWLNACESTIEAIFGSTSEALRSFKGIYFIAPPAEGLADEAERQKAHLAWFDSGLRYAHVKLVGYRYCVERLAIDPPVRTTPYLFLSHGGPTLTHVRALQAFLDAIGLSPIAVLDMPNLNMSVNEKVRHYMGLCTGAIILATAEDETSSGEQRARPNVENEIGMLQAASNVGERIVYLKESDVKFASNYSEKVWIPFQKERIQDAFTQISKELRAFGFLS from the coding sequence ATGTTAACGAAACAGCAAATGCTTTCGGCAATTGACGGACTGCTCGTCGAGGCCGAGCGCCTTCATGCACAATTCTTGAATGACCTATCGCCCTGGAACGCAGAATTCGCGTGCTGGCTCAATGCGTGCGAGTCGACAATTGAAGCCATTTTTGGATCGACATCCGAGGCACTCCGATCATTCAAGGGGATTTACTTTATCGCCCCGCCGGCAGAGGGACTGGCAGATGAAGCTGAGCGACAGAAAGCCCACTTGGCATGGTTTGACAGCGGCCTTCGTTATGCACACGTGAAGTTGGTCGGGTATCGCTATTGTGTTGAGCGGTTGGCAATCGATCCTCCGGTACGCACAACCCCCTACTTGTTTCTGTCACATGGCGGGCCGACGCTGACGCATGTTCGCGCATTGCAGGCCTTCCTTGATGCGATTGGGCTATCACCCATTGCAGTTCTTGACATGCCAAACCTGAACATGTCGGTGAACGAGAAAGTCCGCCATTACATGGGGCTTTGCACGGGCGCAATTATATTGGCGACGGCAGAGGACGAAACGTCCTCAGGTGAGCAACGCGCACGTCCGAATGTCGAGAACGAGATTGGTATGTTGCAAGCTGCGTCGAATGTTGGTGAGAGAATTGTATATTTGAAGGAATCCGACGTTAAGTTCGCGTCAAACTATTCGGAGAAGGTGTGGATTCCATTTCAAAAGGAACGCATTCAAGACGCGTTTACTCAGATCAGCAAAGAACTGAGGGCTTTTGGATTCCTCTCATGA
- a CDS encoding YifB family Mg chelatase-like AAA ATPase → MLGIDALPVEVEVDVSDSALPKTVLVGLPEAAVKESTHRVERALVNSGYQRPTGRIVINLAPAELPKQAASFDLPITLGILAASGQFSSEIFSRYAVVGELALDGSTRPVKGALSMAIAAKQLPGLKGLIVPRSSAREAAVVEGLDVIPIGSLSEAVAYLAGAIQLEPEPSGLAEIFQELGRYDADFADVRGQEMAKRAITVAAAGGHNILMLGPPGSGKTMLAKRIPTILPDLAAQESIETSRIYSAMGLLPPGQPLLAIRPFRSPHHTISDAGLVGGGSVPAPGEISLSHNGVLFLDELPEFNRRTLEVLRQPLEDGTVTISRALSSTTFPALFMLVAALNPCPCGYRSDPRRECHCTPVQIERYMAKISGPLLDRIDIHLEVPSVPYKELSSTTPGTSSAAMREQVAGARKRQEQRFHGSKTRQNARMTHRQNRTHCVLDATGQDLLKAAVTELGLSARAHDKVLRVARTIADLDASDEIQAQHVSEAINYRMLDRALWK, encoded by the coding sequence TTGTTGGGGATCGACGCCCTGCCGGTCGAGGTTGAAGTTGACGTCTCGGACTCGGCCTTGCCGAAGACCGTGCTCGTCGGTTTGCCGGAGGCCGCGGTCAAGGAGAGCACGCACCGCGTCGAACGGGCGCTCGTGAATTCCGGCTATCAGCGACCGACCGGACGCATCGTGATTAACCTCGCCCCGGCCGAGTTGCCGAAGCAGGCCGCGTCTTTTGATTTGCCGATTACGTTAGGCATTCTCGCCGCCAGCGGGCAATTCTCATCGGAGATATTTTCGCGATACGCGGTAGTCGGGGAATTGGCGCTGGATGGTTCTACGCGTCCCGTGAAAGGGGCGCTGTCGATGGCGATCGCCGCGAAGCAATTGCCGGGACTGAAAGGTTTGATCGTGCCGCGCTCCAGCGCGCGCGAGGCGGCCGTCGTGGAAGGGCTCGACGTGATTCCGATCGGCTCGCTTTCCGAAGCGGTCGCCTACCTCGCCGGCGCCATTCAGCTAGAACCGGAACCGTCCGGCCTGGCGGAGATTTTTCAGGAACTGGGCCGCTACGACGCCGATTTCGCCGACGTGCGCGGGCAGGAAATGGCCAAGCGCGCGATCACCGTGGCAGCGGCCGGGGGGCACAACATCCTGATGCTCGGCCCGCCTGGCTCCGGCAAGACGATGCTCGCTAAGCGGATCCCCACGATCCTGCCCGATCTGGCCGCGCAGGAATCGATCGAAACTTCGCGCATCTATAGCGCGATGGGCTTACTGCCGCCGGGGCAGCCGCTGTTGGCGATCCGCCCGTTTCGCAGTCCGCATCATACGATCAGCGACGCGGGCCTGGTCGGCGGCGGTTCCGTGCCGGCGCCGGGCGAGATCAGTCTCTCGCACAACGGCGTGTTGTTTCTGGACGAGTTGCCGGAGTTCAATCGCCGCACGTTGGAAGTGCTTCGGCAGCCGCTCGAAGACGGCACGGTGACGATCAGCCGGGCGTTGAGCAGCACGACGTTCCCCGCGTTGTTCATGCTCGTGGCGGCGCTCAATCCCTGCCCCTGCGGATATCGCAGCGATCCGCGGCGGGAATGCCATTGCACACCGGTTCAGATCGAGCGCTACATGGCCAAGATCAGCGGCCCGCTGTTGGACCGCATCGACATCCACCTGGAAGTGCCGTCGGTCCCCTACAAGGAACTCTCCTCCACGACGCCCGGCACCAGCAGCGCGGCGATGCGCGAACAAGTCGCCGGCGCGCGCAAACGCCAGGAGCAACGATTCCATGGCAGCAAGACGCGCCAGAACGCCCGCATGACCCACCGCCAAAACCGCACGCACTGCGTCCTCGACGCGACGGGCCAAGACCTGTTGAAAGCCGCAGTCACCGAACTCGGCCTCTCCGCCCGCGCCCACGACAAAGTGCTCCGCGTAGCGCGCACGATCGCGGACCTGGACGCGAGTGACGAGATCCAGGCGCAACACGTTAGCGAGGCGATTAACTACCGGATGCTGGATCGGGCGCTTTGGAAATGA
- a CDS encoding cupin domain-containing protein — protein sequence MHIQNLARVSAFTTKDGSEIRELLAHRNSCIRNQSLAEARVAVGGATAPHYHPRAEEIYYILRGAGSLRVDEETRDVGVGDAIAIPPGAVHTIRNMGDEPLIFLCCCAPGYEHEDTVLV from the coding sequence ATGCACATCCAGAACCTCGCCCGCGTCTCCGCCTTCACCACCAAGGACGGGTCTGAGATCCGCGAGTTGCTGGCGCATCGCAATTCGTGTATTCGGAATCAGAGTCTCGCCGAAGCCCGTGTGGCGGTCGGCGGGGCGACGGCGCCGCACTATCATCCGCGGGCGGAGGAGATTTACTACATTCTCCGTGGCGCGGGCTCGCTGCGGGTCGACGAGGAAACCCGCGACGTCGGCGTGGGGGACGCGATTGCCATCCCGCCGGGCGCGGTCCACACGATCCGCAACATGGGCGACGAACCGCTCATCTTTCTTTGCTGCTGCGCCCCAGGCTATGAACACGAAGACACGGTGCTCGTTTAG